The DNA window AAGCAGTGTGACGTCCATTTCTTCATCGAATACGAATTCAAGAGCCGGATGCTCGGCATGCTGATGGGCGCAATGTTCGACCGCGCCTTCCGCATGTTTTCCGAAGCATTCGAGAAGCGGGCGGACGTGGTCTACGGGCGGACCGCCTGAACGGCATCGAGAAGAAGCTGCAGCGCCGTCGCCGTGCTGTCCCGACGCACCAGGGCACGGCCCAGGCCGGCAAACTGCCGCTTCTCCGCCCGCGGCTCTTTTCCCTTGACGGCCAGTCCGAACCAGACGAGTCCGACCGGTTTTTCCGGGGTGCCGCCGCCGGGGCCGGCGACGCCGGTGATCGATACGGCAATGTCGGCATGGGAGCGGGCGAGGGCGCCCGCGGCCATCTCACGCGCGGTTTCGGCCGAAACGGCACCGTGGGCGGCAAGCGTCTCCTTGGAGACGCCCAGCATTTCGGCCTTGGCCTCGTTGGAATAGGTGACGAAACCCCGCTCGAAGATGTTCGAGGCGCCCACAATATCGGTGATGGCGGCGCTCACCATGCCGCCGGTGCAGGATTCAGCCGTGGTGAGCTTGAGCCCGCGCTCCTCACAGGCGCGCAGGATCTTGGTTGCCAACATCTCGATGTCGCTCATGGAAAAACCCCGAAGATCAGTCTTTCAGAGGACCGGGAAAGACGACCGTCGCCGTGGCGATGGCCGCAATCCCCTCCGCGCGGCCGATGAAGCCGAGTCCTTCATTGGTCGTCGCCTTCACCGAAACGCGCTCGGGCGAAATCCGCAGCATCCCGGAAAGTTCCGCGACCATTGCGGCGCGGTGAGGCCCGACGCGCGGTGCTTCGCCGATCACGGTGATATCGGCGTTGGCGATGCGCCCGCCGCGTTCGCGAACAAGGTTTGCCGCGTGCTCCACGAAGGTGCGGGAGCGCATGCCCTTCCATTGCGGATCGGACGGCGGGAAATGGGTGCCGATGTCGCCCGCGCCGCAGGTGGCAAGCAACGCATCCGTGAGGGCATGCAGGCCGACATCGGCATCCGAATGGCCCTCGAGCGTCCTTTCATGAGGAATATCGATGCCGCAGAGGGTCACGTGGTCGCCCGGACCGAAGGCATGGACGTCATATCCGTTGCCCGTGCGAACGTCCGGCAGGCCTGCCATGGCCGCTCCTCCCAACCGTTGGTCCGCAAGCGCGATATCCCGCGCCCACGTCATCTTGACGTTGTCCGGCGAGCCTTCGACGAGACGCACCGGCAGGCCTGCCCATTCGGCAATGGCCGCATCGTCGGTGAAGTCCGAGCGGCCGGCCCGCCAAGCCTTCTGATGTGCTTCGAAAATCGGGCGGAAGGGGAAGCCTTGGGGCGTCTGTGCCGCAAACAGACCGTCGCGGTGGACCGTGCCGGCGACCAGCATGTCGTCCCCCCGTCGCTTCAGCGTGTCCGAAACCGGCACGGCGGGCAGGGCGCCCGTGCCTTCACCGGCGGTGTCGATGACGCGGCCGATCAGCGGCGCATCGATGAAGGGGCGGACACCATCATGGATGAGAACGATCTCCGGCTGCAGCCCTTCCAGGGTCACGAGGGCGAGACGGGTCGATTCCTGCCGCGAAGCGCCGCCATGGACCATGCGAACATCGCAATCCAACCCCTCGCAAGCCTTGGTAAACATGGCGTCGTCGTCGGGGTGGATCGCGACGACGATGACGCTGACCCGATCATGCGCCACGAGTGCTTCGAGCGTGTGCCGGATGACGGGCTTGCCACCGATGAGCCGATACTGCTTCGGCCCTTCCCCGGCCTGGCCGGCGCGCTCGCCGCGGCCCGCGGCGACCACCACTGCGGCAACACGGCACTTGGCAAACCGATCTTCTTGGTCGAGAAACGCGTTCATGGGGCAGAGGGATAATCACGCCGGATTTGAAAAGCCAACCGATTTTCTGTCATGAACGACGCACCCCATTGCGTCGCCTGCACAATATGTCTAGGAATTAGGCATCCAATATGGGTGCCTGATATTTGAGCAAAAATCCACCGCAAATCCTTTCCCTACCCCTCAAGGTCGGCTCGGTCCGTCTTCGCAACCGCGTCTTCCTTGCACCGATGTCCGGCGTCACGGATCTGCCGTTCCGCTTGCGCGCGCATGCCCATGGTGCCGGCCTGGTGGTGTCGGAGATGGTGGCGAGCGGTGAGCTTGCCAAGGGAAGGGCGGAAAGCGCCCGCCGCATCCGCCGCCGGCCCGAAATCGATGTTCACATGGTGCAGATCGCCGGGCGTGAAGCGCACTGGATGGCGGAGGCCGCCCGTATCGCGGCTGATGAGGGCGCGGATATCGTCGATATCAATATGGGGTGCCCGGCGAAGAAAGTGACTGGCGGTTATTCCGGGTCCGCGCTGATGCGCGAACCCGACCACGCACTTTCCCTGATCGAGGCAGTCGTGAGGGCGGTGAGCGTTCCGGTGACCGTCAAGATGCGGCTCGGCTGGGACGAGGATTGCCTCAACGCGCCCGATCTCGCGCGCCGCGCGGAGGCGGCGGGCGTCGCAATGATTACGGTTCACGGGCGGACGCGCTGCCAGTTCTACACGGGGCGGGCGGACTGGAAGGCGATCGCGCAGGTGAAACGGGCCGTTTCCATACCTGTCGTCGCGAATGGCGACGGCGACGGGCCTGCCGAGGCCGCCGGCATGCTCGAACAATCCGGCGCGGACGCGGTCATGATCGGGCGCGCCCATTATGGTGCGCCATGGAAGGCGGGCGCCCTGGCGCATGCGGCGGTGGGGAGCAGGGCGCCGGGCGTACCGGCGGGTACTGCCGAGACGGCCGATTATGTGGCGGCCCATTACGAGGACATGCTTTCCCATTACGGCACGGGGCAGGGCGTACGGCACGCGCGCAAACATCTGGGCTGGTATCTGGACCGCCACGCGAGCGCGGATGCGGCGTTGCGGCGGTCGATCATGACGGAGAGCGAACCGTCGAACGTGCTTCGCCTGCTCCGGACGGCCTTTCGAGACGGTTTTCGGCAGGGGCTTGCCGCATGAGCATCAAGACACCCGATGTGGCGCAGCTCGCCATCGATTCCATCGGCCATCCGGTCATCATGGTGGACGGGGAAGGGTTCTTCACCTTCGCCAATGCGGAAGCGGAGAACTTCTTCCGCCTGAGCGCGACGATGCTGACCCGCAACAGGCTTGCCGATTTCGTGCCGTTCGGCAGTCCGCTTCTCACGCTCGTCGACCAGGTGCGTGAGCGGCGCGCGCCTTTCAACGAGTACCGCGTGGACATCTCCTCGCCGCGGCTCGGACCGGACAAGATCGTCGACATCTACGTGGCGCCGGTTTCGGAGTTGCCGGGCTCCGCCGTCATCATGTTCCAGGAACGCTCGATGGCGGAAAAGATCGATCGGCAGATGACGCATAGGGGGGCCGCCCGCTCCGTGACCGGGCTCGCCGCCATGCTGGCGCACGAGATCAAGAACCCGCTTTCGGGCATACGCGGTGCGGCGCAGCTTCTCGAGCATGTCGTTTCCGACGAGGACCGGTCGCTTGCCCGATTGATCACCGAGGAGACCGACCGCATCGTCGCGCTCGTCGACCGCATGGAGGTGTTCTCCGACGAGCGGCCGGTCGACCGGGAGCCGGTGAACATCCATGTCGTGCTCGACTACGTGAAGGCGATCGCGCGCAACGGCTTTGCCAGGAACGTCAGCATCGTCGAGGAATACGACCCCTCGCTGCCGCCGATCCTCGCCAACCGGGACCAGCTTGTTCAAGTGTTCCTCAACCTCATCAAGAACGCCTCTGAGGCGATCGGCAACGCGCCCGGCGGCGAGATCAAGCTTTCCACCGCCTTCCGGCCGGGCATCCGCTTCTCGGTGCCGGGAACGCGCGAGCGGGTGTCGCTGCCGATGGAGTTCTGCGTGCACGACAACGGCCCGGGCGTGCCGGAGGACATCCGGTCGATCATCTTCGACCCCTTCATCACCACCAAGCAGAACGGCTCCGGGCTGGGTCTTGCCCTGGTGGCCAAGATCGTCGGCGCCCATGGCGGCGTCATCGAATGCGATTCCTCCACGCGCGGCACGACCTTCCGCGTTCTCATGCCTGCCTGGAGGGAGCAGGCGCCGGGGCGGCAGGAGGACAAGCAGAAAACGGACTTGAACGCATGAGCGCACATGGCAACATCCTGGTGGCCGATGACGATGCGGCCATCCGCACCGTTCTCAACCAGGCGCTGTCCCGCGTGGGCCATCAGGTCCGGGTGACCTCGAACGCCGCCACGCTCTGGCGCTGGGTGGCTGCCGGCGAGGGGGACCTCGTCATCACGGATGTCGTGATGCCGGACGAGAATGCTTTCGACATGTTGCCCCGCATCCGCAAGGCACGACCGGACCTGCCCGTCATCGTGATGAGCGCGCAGAACACGTTCATGACGGCGATCCGCGCGTCGGAAGTCGGCGCCTACGAATATCTGCCGAAGCCCTTCGACCTGACGGAACTGCTCGCGATCGTCGGGCGTGCGCTGGCCGAGCCAAAGAGCAAACCGGCCGAGCCGCGTGCGAACGATCAGCCCGATTCGATGCCGCTCATCGGCCGCTCGCCGGCGATGCAGGACATCTACCGCATGCTCGCCCGCATGATGCAAACGGACCTGACCGTCATGATCAGCGGCGAATCAGGCACCGGCAAGGAGCTGGTGGCGCGAGCGCTGCATGAGTTCGGGCGCCGTCGCAACGGCCCCTTCGTGGCCATCAACATGGCCGCGATCCCCCGCGACCTCATCGAATCGGAGCTTTTCGGCCACGAGAAGGGCGCCTTTACCGGCGCACAGCAGCGTTCTTCCGGCCGGTTCGAGCAGGCCGAGGGCGGCACGCTCTTCCTCGACGAGATCGGCGACATGCCGATGGAAGCCCAGACCAGGCTCCTGCGCGTGCTGCAGCAGGGCGAATATACGACCGTGGGCGGGCGCACCCCGATCAAGACGGATGTACGGATCGTTGCCGCCACTAACAAGGATCTGCGCGCGCTGATCAATCAGGGCCTCTTCCGCGAGGACCTGTTCTATCGCCTGAATGTCGTGCCGCTGCGTCTGCCGCCGCTGCGCGAGCGGGCGGAGGATATCCCGGACCTGGTGCGCCATTTCTTCGCCCAGGCGGAGCGGGAGGGGCTGCAGCCGAAGCGAATCGCCAAGGGCGGCCTCGACGCGATGATGCAGTATCCGTGGCCTGGAAACGTGCGCGAGCTCGAGAATCTCGTGCGGCGGCTCGCCGCGCTTTATCCGCAGGACGAGATCTCGGAGGAGGTGATCC is part of the Chelativorans sp. AA-79 genome and encodes:
- a CDS encoding bifunctional 2-C-methyl-D-erythritol 4-phosphate cytidylyltransferase/2-C-methyl-D-erythritol 2,4-cyclodiphosphate synthase yields the protein MNAFLDQEDRFAKCRVAAVVVAAGRGERAGQAGEGPKQYRLIGGKPVIRHTLEALVAHDRVSVIVVAIHPDDDAMFTKACEGLDCDVRMVHGGASRQESTRLALVTLEGLQPEIVLIHDGVRPFIDAPLIGRVIDTAGEGTGALPAVPVSDTLKRRGDDMLVAGTVHRDGLFAAQTPQGFPFRPIFEAHQKAWRAGRSDFTDDAAIAEWAGLPVRLVEGSPDNVKMTWARDIALADQRLGGAAMAGLPDVRTGNGYDVHAFGPGDHVTLCGIDIPHERTLEGHSDADVGLHALTDALLATCGAGDIGTHFPPSDPQWKGMRSRTFVEHAANLVRERGGRIANADITVIGEAPRVGPHRAAMVAELSGMLRISPERVSVKATTNEGLGFIGRAEGIAAIATATVVFPGPLKD
- a CDS encoding nitrogen regulation protein NR(II) codes for the protein MSIKTPDVAQLAIDSIGHPVIMVDGEGFFTFANAEAENFFRLSATMLTRNRLADFVPFGSPLLTLVDQVRERRAPFNEYRVDISSPRLGPDKIVDIYVAPVSELPGSAVIMFQERSMAEKIDRQMTHRGAARSVTGLAAMLAHEIKNPLSGIRGAAQLLEHVVSDEDRSLARLITEETDRIVALVDRMEVFSDERPVDREPVNIHVVLDYVKAIARNGFARNVSIVEEYDPSLPPILANRDQLVQVFLNLIKNASEAIGNAPGGEIKLSTAFRPGIRFSVPGTRERVSLPMEFCVHDNGPGVPEDIRSIIFDPFITTKQNGSGLGLALVAKIVGAHGGVIECDSSTRGTTFRVLMPAWREQAPGRQEDKQKTDLNA
- the ntrC gene encoding nitrogen regulation protein NR(I), with amino-acid sequence MSAHGNILVADDDAAIRTVLNQALSRVGHQVRVTSNAATLWRWVAAGEGDLVITDVVMPDENAFDMLPRIRKARPDLPVIVMSAQNTFMTAIRASEVGAYEYLPKPFDLTELLAIVGRALAEPKSKPAEPRANDQPDSMPLIGRSPAMQDIYRMLARMMQTDLTVMISGESGTGKELVARALHEFGRRRNGPFVAINMAAIPRDLIESELFGHEKGAFTGAQQRSSGRFEQAEGGTLFLDEIGDMPMEAQTRLLRVLQQGEYTTVGGRTPIKTDVRIVAATNKDLRALINQGLFREDLFYRLNVVPLRLPPLRERAEDIPDLVRHFFAQAEREGLQPKRIAKGGLDAMMQYPWPGNVRELENLVRRLAALYPQDEISEEVILSELYGGLPAAGTRPADGAVQELPLGQSVEQYLQRYFRGFGSALPPPGLYHRILAEVEYPLVLAALAATHGNQIRAAELLGVNRNTLRKKIRELGVDIYRTAKHPSPT
- the dusB gene encoding tRNA dihydrouridine synthase DusB; translation: MSKNPPQILSLPLKVGSVRLRNRVFLAPMSGVTDLPFRLRAHAHGAGLVVSEMVASGELAKGRAESARRIRRRPEIDVHMVQIAGREAHWMAEAARIAADEGADIVDINMGCPAKKVTGGYSGSALMREPDHALSLIEAVVRAVSVPVTVKMRLGWDEDCLNAPDLARRAEAAGVAMITVHGRTRCQFYTGRADWKAIAQVKRAVSIPVVANGDGDGPAEAAGMLEQSGADAVMIGRAHYGAPWKAGALAHAAVGSRAPGVPAGTAETADYVAAHYEDMLSHYGTGQGVRHARKHLGWYLDRHASADAALRRSIMTESEPSNVLRLLRTAFRDGFRQGLAA
- a CDS encoding CinA family protein, whose amino-acid sequence is MSDIEMLATKILRACEERGLKLTTAESCTGGMVSAAITDIVGASNIFERGFVTYSNEAKAEMLGVSKETLAAHGAVSAETAREMAAGALARSHADIAVSITGVAGPGGGTPEKPVGLVWFGLAVKGKEPRAEKRQFAGLGRALVRRDSTATALQLLLDAVQAVRP